Proteins encoded together in one Haloarcula rubripromontorii window:
- a CDS encoding IclR family transcriptional regulator — protein MPSQNNKTISAVETTLDILAALGKLEPVGLSDLASHLDIPTSTVFIHLNTLVQRDYVVKESGQYRRSFRFLEVGGSVRQRLDIGRLLRNKVEELSRETGEIAGAGIEENGQRVILYRSSGGKAAGDEIPIGNHTEMHWTSLGKAILAHLPVDKRNQIVAEHGLPRGTDNTLSSRSDLEAALERIRDQGYAIDDEEHLRGVRGVAVPIFNDEQDVMVSLGITGPRDRFTSGYMANLLEILRYTKNEIEVRSQYYEYSTIDG, from the coding sequence ATGCCTTCACAGAACAATAAAACGATCAGCGCAGTTGAGACGACGCTGGACATCCTCGCTGCTCTCGGAAAACTTGAACCCGTCGGTCTCTCCGATCTTGCGTCTCACCTCGATATCCCTACGAGTACTGTCTTCATTCATCTCAACACATTAGTTCAACGTGATTACGTTGTTAAGGAGTCCGGGCAGTACCGTCGGTCGTTCCGGTTTTTGGAGGTCGGTGGCAGTGTTCGGCAGCGGCTGGATATCGGCCGACTACTCCGTAATAAAGTCGAAGAACTCAGCAGAGAAACCGGCGAGATTGCTGGTGCCGGCATCGAGGAGAATGGCCAGCGGGTCATCCTCTACAGGAGTTCAGGCGGAAAGGCTGCGGGCGACGAAATCCCCATCGGCAACCACACAGAGATGCACTGGACATCGCTGGGCAAAGCCATTCTGGCGCATCTGCCGGTGGACAAACGAAACCAAATCGTTGCCGAACATGGGCTTCCGAGGGGGACTGACAACACGTTATCATCCCGGTCAGATCTTGAAGCGGCGCTTGAGCGAATTCGCGACCAGGGCTATGCGATAGACGACGAGGAGCATCTCCGAGGTGTTCGGGGTGTCGCTGTACCAATATTCAACGATGAACAGGATGTTATGGTATCCCTCGGTATCACTGGACCCAGAGATAGATTCACTTCCGGATATATGGCAAACCTGCTGGAAATACTCCGATATACGAAAAACGAGATCGAAGTTCGAAGTCAATACTACGAGTACAGTACGATAGACGGATAG
- a CDS encoding ABC transporter ATP-binding protein, whose translation MSEVTLSNVSKVYDDDVLAVEDLSLAVEDGEFVVVVGPSGCGKSTTLRMIAGLETVTDGEIAIGGDVVNDVRPQDRNIAMVFQSYALYPHMSVRENMSFGLRLSGEYDDQIEQRVTEAAELLEISDLMDDLPKQLSGGQQQRVALGRAIVRDPDVFLMDEPLSNLDAKLRTQMRTEIQRIQEELDVTTIYVTHDQTEAMTMADRIVILNQGELQQVAPPERCYDTPNNKFVAGFIGSPSMNFFEVSVTNSGGRATVHSGAVEFTLDVDIPDGEYTLGVRPEDFVAEDAGAYIDTVVDVVEPMGSDNFLYLDTAGGSKEVVARVDSEYRPERGDEIALGFHTEDMHLFDSDGERVELNQLQRTESV comes from the coding sequence ATGAGCGAAGTTACACTATCAAACGTCAGCAAGGTATACGACGACGACGTCCTTGCAGTTGAGGATCTTTCTCTGGCCGTCGAGGACGGGGAGTTTGTCGTCGTTGTCGGGCCGTCCGGGTGTGGGAAGTCGACCACGCTTCGGATGATTGCGGGGCTCGAAACGGTCACCGATGGTGAGATTGCTATCGGCGGGGACGTAGTCAACGACGTTCGTCCACAGGACCGGAACATTGCGATGGTGTTCCAGAGTTACGCGCTGTATCCGCACATGTCCGTGCGTGAGAACATGTCCTTCGGGCTACGACTATCAGGTGAGTACGATGATCAGATCGAGCAGCGCGTGACCGAGGCCGCCGAGCTGCTGGAGATCTCGGACCTCATGGACGACCTCCCGAAGCAACTCTCGGGTGGCCAGCAACAACGTGTCGCGCTTGGGCGGGCTATCGTCCGGGACCCGGATGTGTTTCTGATGGACGAACCGCTGTCGAATCTCGACGCGAAGCTTCGGACCCAGATGCGAACGGAGATCCAGCGAATCCAGGAAGAGCTGGACGTGACAACGATTTACGTCACGCACGATCAGACGGAAGCGATGACGATGGCCGACCGGATCGTGATTCTCAATCAGGGCGAACTCCAGCAGGTTGCGCCGCCGGAACGCTGCTACGATACGCCCAACAACAAATTCGTCGCAGGGTTTATTGGCTCACCATCGATGAACTTCTTCGAAGTGAGTGTGACCAACAGCGGCGGGCGCGCGACGGTCCACTCAGGGGCTGTCGAGTTCACGCTCGACGTCGACATTCCCGATGGGGAGTACACGCTGGGCGTCCGCCCCGAAGATTTCGTCGCCGAGGACGCTGGCGCGTACATCGATACAGTTGTCGACGTCGTAGAACCCATGGGATCTGACAATTTCCTCTATCTGGATACTGCAGGCGGGTCGAAAGAAGTCGTAGCACGCGTCGATAGCGAATACCGCCCAGAACGTGGCGACGAAATCGCGTTAGGGTTTCATACAGAGGATATGCATCTGTTCGATTCCGATGGCGAACGAGTGGAACTGAATCAGCTTCAGCGGACAGAATCAGTCTAA
- a CDS encoding creatininase family protein, with amino-acid sequence MLYDTIGRKESEWAGMTANQIRGVGEQPGSVLVIPVGSVEQHGNHLPVVTDTLLVEAMVDTAIERLDDVPLVVTPPVWSGFSPHHLSFGGTLSLEFAHLRATLEDIAHAGIQNGFDAVLFVNGHGGNSSLIDAVVSTVGVDTDAEVLGTTYFQLAAERIEELRTTETGGMAHGGEFETSLMLALRPDLVGDPEVRDGKPLDEHYRWGGQDLLDGGNVAVYRPFDEYSTSGAIGTPKQASAETGERIRSVIGEELAALMTAIHEHNA; translated from the coding sequence ATGTTGTACGATACTATCGGCCGGAAAGAGAGCGAATGGGCCGGGATGACTGCGAATCAGATCCGTGGAGTCGGCGAACAGCCGGGGTCTGTCCTCGTTATTCCCGTCGGAAGCGTCGAACAGCACGGGAATCACCTCCCGGTCGTCACCGACACACTTCTGGTCGAGGCGATGGTCGACACTGCTATCGAGCGTCTGGACGACGTTCCCCTCGTCGTGACACCGCCGGTCTGGAGCGGGTTCTCGCCACATCATCTGTCCTTCGGGGGCACTCTGTCACTGGAATTCGCACACTTGCGGGCAACACTTGAGGATATCGCGCATGCTGGCATCCAGAACGGATTCGATGCGGTGCTGTTCGTAAACGGTCATGGGGGGAACAGTTCGCTTATCGATGCCGTCGTGAGTACCGTGGGCGTCGATACTGATGCGGAAGTACTCGGGACGACGTACTTCCAGCTGGCGGCAGAGCGAATCGAGGAACTTCGGACGACCGAGACGGGGGGAATGGCCCACGGCGGTGAGTTCGAGACGTCTCTCATGCTTGCGCTCCGCCCAGACCTCGTGGGCGACCCGGAGGTCCGCGACGGCAAACCATTGGACGAACACTACAGATGGGGCGGACAGGACTTGCTCGACGGGGGCAACGTCGCCGTCTATCGGCCATTCGACGAGTATTCCACGTCCGGAGCCATCGGGACGCCGAAACAGGCGAGCGCGGAAACAGGCGAACGAATCCGCTCAGTTATTGGTGAGGAACTCGCGGCCCTTATGACAGCGATTCACGAACACAATGCGTAA
- a CDS encoding ABC transporter substrate-binding protein produces the protein MQPDNNDRSVADSIDRRQLLQALGAGGAIAIAGCSGDSGSGGDGGDGDSGSGGDGSGGSTQSVQFLTMGVGDNIKQFFEENNTAFEDEHDVDVEFTSVTWDNARQTVNNRVDGGEAPDVSRWPARWIPQLVGKDALEPLDDMMDGEFGEQFYDGVAEGTMYNGSHYGVPWAASNKCLYYNKDVFETAGLDPEDPSLDSWQDMVDAATQIRDSDASVPALGLAGADAIETGSQYYHYHWSHGADLVNDEGMPVVNSSGAVDALSLYTDLHLEHGVTQSSPLSSTRQDIRQLFENGDLGMVIGHVYTGLNITAAKENGDVDFDYGIVQVPRGPAGRYSLFTIDTLAVLSQSEHKDLARDLIRFYFDEERRFQYSKQKGFLPVVEAVGERSYFSESKNWGPFVEAGQYARARPKLGNFSEFNDRMVQAIQEALADRKSPQKALNDAQSDLEDAME, from the coding sequence ATGCAGCCCGATAACAACGACAGGTCTGTCGCGGACAGTATCGACCGTCGACAACTCCTTCAAGCACTCGGCGCAGGCGGCGCTATCGCCATCGCGGGGTGTAGCGGCGACAGTGGGAGCGGCGGCGACGGTGGTGATGGTGACAGTGGAAGCGGTGGTGACGGCAGCGGCGGCAGTACGCAGAGCGTGCAGTTCCTGACGATGGGCGTCGGGGACAACATCAAGCAGTTCTTCGAGGAAAACAACACGGCCTTCGAAGACGAGCATGACGTCGACGTAGAGTTCACTAGCGTCACATGGGACAACGCCCGGCAAACCGTGAACAACCGTGTCGACGGCGGGGAAGCGCCCGATGTCAGTCGATGGCCGGCGCGCTGGATCCCCCAGCTCGTGGGCAAAGACGCGCTAGAGCCCCTCGATGACATGATGGACGGGGAGTTCGGTGAGCAGTTCTACGACGGCGTGGCCGAAGGGACGATGTACAACGGCTCCCACTACGGCGTGCCGTGGGCCGCCTCGAACAAGTGCCTCTACTACAACAAGGACGTCTTCGAGACGGCGGGGCTCGACCCCGAAGACCCGTCGCTCGATTCGTGGCAGGACATGGTGGATGCCGCAACACAGATCCGCGACAGTGACGCGAGCGTCCCAGCACTGGGGCTTGCGGGGGCGGACGCAATCGAAACTGGGTCGCAGTACTACCACTACCACTGGTCACATGGCGCCGACCTCGTGAACGACGAAGGAATGCCAGTCGTGAACTCCAGTGGCGCTGTCGACGCCCTCTCGTTGTACACCGACCTCCACCTCGAACACGGGGTCACCCAGTCGTCACCGCTTTCCTCGACCCGGCAGGACATCCGGCAACTGTTCGAGAACGGGGACCTCGGCATGGTCATCGGGCACGTGTACACGGGACTCAACATCACCGCCGCGAAAGAAAACGGTGATGTCGACTTCGACTACGGTATCGTGCAGGTGCCACGTGGCCCAGCGGGCCGGTACAGCCTGTTCACCATCGACACGCTCGCTGTTCTGAGTCAGAGCGAACACAAGGACCTCGCACGGGACCTGATTCGGTTCTACTTCGACGAGGAGCGGCGGTTCCAGTACTCGAAGCAGAAAGGGTTCCTCCCTGTCGTCGAAGCCGTCGGCGAGCGCTCGTACTTCTCAGAGTCGAAGAACTGGGGACCGTTCGTCGAGGCGGGGCAGTACGCCCGCGCTCGACCGAAGCTCGGTAACTTCAGCGAGTTTAACGATCGGATGGTCCAGGCGATTCAGGAAGCACTGGCGGACCGGAAGTCACCGCAGAAGGCGCTCAACGATGCCCAGAGTGATCTCGAAGATGCTATGGAGTGA
- a CDS encoding carbohydrate ABC transporter permease → MSLAEEYTEASEDSRLEQGLAYVQRNSRAYLLIAPAAVFLLAVVGYPIIETFRLSLYQSPADSNIETFVGLQHYVEIFNSDIFYRLLWQTGRWVVVGVAGKTLLGLLIAVHLKGDIRGRKFFRTAFLIPWGIPYAISAVVFRWIEHPQFGYLNAILLKLGVIEQGIGILGNPSIAWLGVVVADIWIGTPFMAIIFLAGLQSIPQELYEAAAIDGAEKWHQFRYITLPQLKSVVLIATLLSTIWTFVSFDVIWTMTGGGPISSTATLVIHIYQVGLQNGNLGRGAAYSVIGFLFLFVFAIIYLRIYTRGGDEL, encoded by the coding sequence ATGAGTCTGGCAGAGGAATACACCGAGGCGTCCGAAGACTCACGTCTCGAACAAGGGTTAGCGTACGTCCAGCGCAACAGCCGCGCGTACCTCCTCATCGCTCCCGCAGCGGTGTTCCTGCTAGCCGTCGTGGGGTACCCGATTATCGAGACGTTCCGGCTATCGCTGTACCAGTCACCCGCTGACTCGAACATTGAGACGTTCGTCGGGCTCCAGCACTACGTCGAAATATTCAACAGCGACATCTTCTACCGCCTGCTCTGGCAGACCGGCCGCTGGGTCGTCGTCGGCGTCGCAGGCAAGACACTGCTGGGACTGCTTATCGCCGTTCACCTCAAGGGCGACATTCGCGGTCGGAAGTTCTTCCGCACGGCGTTTCTCATCCCGTGGGGGATTCCGTATGCGATCTCTGCTGTAGTGTTCCGGTGGATAGAACACCCGCAGTTCGGCTACCTCAACGCAATCTTGCTGAAACTCGGCGTCATCGAACAGGGTATCGGTATCCTCGGTAACCCGAGCATCGCGTGGCTCGGCGTCGTCGTGGCCGACATCTGGATCGGAACACCGTTCATGGCGATTATCTTCCTCGCGGGCCTGCAGTCGATACCGCAGGAACTGTACGAGGCAGCCGCCATCGACGGAGCCGAGAAGTGGCATCAGTTCCGGTACATCACGCTTCCACAGCTGAAAAGCGTCGTCCTGATTGCCACGTTGCTGTCGACGATCTGGACGTTCGTCAGCTTCGACGTTATCTGGACGATGACCGGCGGCGGGCCGATCAGTTCGACGGCGACGCTCGTCATCCACATCTATCAGGTGGGCCTCCAGAACGGGAACCTCGGTCGCGGAGCCGCCTACAGTGTCATCGGGTTCCTGTTCCTGTTCGTCTTCGCCATCATCTACCTGCGCATCTACACGCGCGGAGGTGACGAGCTATGA
- a CDS encoding carbohydrate ABC transporter permease, whose translation MTMAGHDRSSLRKVRLYGVLIGLLGLMMLPFYAMFSSTLKPESEIFAAPATLVPSDPSIQAYLQVWTQTDVLLWVGNSFIISVGTVVLTLLLAIPAAYSCARNDFIGKRTFLLSVLVVQMFAPVVLIVGLFDVISQMGLFNTYLAVIVPAAAFTLPFNVWMLYGYFKTIPVALEESARIDGASQLQILTKIVLPLTKPALVASVTYTFLYAWNRLLFVLTFLTDSAKYNIPRGVFSMVGALQTDWRMMLTVSVIGIIPLLILFAFLEEYIVAGMTAGAVKE comes from the coding sequence ATGACGATGGCAGGCCACGATCGAAGCAGTCTCCGCAAAGTCCGCCTCTACGGCGTGTTGATCGGACTGCTGGGACTTATGATGTTGCCGTTCTACGCGATGTTCTCGAGTACGCTCAAGCCGGAGTCAGAGATATTCGCTGCACCAGCGACGCTGGTCCCCAGCGACCCAAGCATCCAGGCCTATCTGCAGGTCTGGACACAGACCGACGTGCTGCTCTGGGTCGGGAATAGCTTCATCATCTCAGTGGGGACGGTCGTGCTGACGCTTCTGCTGGCGATCCCGGCCGCGTATTCGTGCGCCCGGAACGATTTCATAGGGAAGCGGACCTTCCTCCTCTCCGTGCTGGTCGTCCAGATGTTCGCACCGGTCGTGTTGATCGTCGGCCTCTTCGACGTGATCTCCCAGATGGGGCTGTTCAACACCTATCTCGCTGTGATAGTGCCAGCAGCGGCGTTCACGCTGCCGTTCAACGTCTGGATGCTCTACGGGTATTTCAAAACGATCCCCGTCGCACTCGAAGAGTCAGCACGTATCGACGGCGCGAGCCAACTGCAAATCCTGACGAAGATCGTACTCCCGCTCACGAAGCCGGCGCTGGTCGCCAGTGTCACCTACACCTTCCTCTATGCGTGGAATCGGCTACTGTTCGTGCTCACCTTCCTCACTGATAGTGCGAAGTACAACATCCCGCGGGGGGTCTTCTCGATGGTCGGCGCGCTGCAGACCGACTGGCGGATGATGCTCACTGTGTCTGTGATCGGTATTATCCCACTCTTGATTCTGTTCGCCTTCCTCGAGGAGTATATCGTCGCAGGGATGACGGCTGGCGCGGTCAAGGAGTAA
- a CDS encoding mandelate racemase/muconate lactonizing enzyme family protein gives MEITGVSAVTIDVPLADLDEHLGIGPYVTNHGKLHSMERVLVRVDTDEGISGWGEMRVFLSPEATESIIEDGVGPMIEGQSPFEIERLRRQVFVEYTNVDMFFAAVETACWDIVGKALDKPVYELLGGWTAPTQGTQQHRQSVDGNSTAPADVPVAFCLGILSPEESRIKAREALEAGFTVLKTKAGRDWRQDVERIKAMHDEVNGQLEFRLDPNQGWTLDQAVRVGAMLEDAGIYLQYMEQPIRVDAHTSLARLRQRLRQPIAPNEDTYISHNLQSLVETGAMDVGVIDLTPAGGISGIRQQAAILEDAGVPFTHHCAFDLGIRTAAILHAFTGIPGFSLPPDSTYYGWEADVIETPFSVSDGCLPAPEGPGLGVSIDMAAIEEYRIT, from the coding sequence ATGGAGATAACTGGCGTGTCAGCGGTAACTATAGATGTACCGTTGGCCGACTTGGATGAGCATCTCGGAATCGGACCGTACGTGACCAACCACGGGAAACTGCACTCGATGGAACGGGTCCTCGTCCGTGTCGACACAGACGAAGGGATTAGCGGCTGGGGCGAAATGCGTGTCTTCCTGTCACCTGAGGCCACCGAGTCGATCATCGAAGACGGCGTCGGACCGATGATTGAGGGCCAGTCGCCGTTCGAGATCGAGCGACTCCGTCGACAGGTGTTCGTCGAGTACACGAACGTGGATATGTTCTTTGCGGCGGTCGAAACAGCCTGCTGGGACATCGTCGGCAAAGCCCTCGACAAGCCGGTGTACGAACTGCTCGGCGGGTGGACAGCACCGACACAGGGGACGCAGCAACATCGGCAAAGCGTCGACGGCAACAGTACTGCACCCGCTGATGTCCCCGTTGCGTTCTGTCTCGGTATCCTCTCGCCCGAAGAGTCCCGTATCAAGGCACGAGAAGCCCTCGAAGCTGGCTTCACTGTCCTCAAAACGAAGGCAGGGCGGGACTGGCGACAGGACGTCGAGCGAATCAAAGCGATGCATGACGAAGTCAACGGGCAACTGGAGTTCCGACTCGACCCGAATCAGGGCTGGACGCTGGACCAAGCAGTTCGGGTCGGCGCGATGCTCGAAGATGCGGGAATCTACCTGCAGTACATGGAACAACCGATTCGAGTCGATGCACACACGTCGCTAGCTCGGCTCCGGCAGCGACTCCGACAGCCAATCGCACCGAACGAGGACACCTATATCTCGCATAATCTGCAGTCGCTCGTGGAGACTGGCGCGATGGATGTCGGCGTTATCGACCTGACTCCGGCTGGCGGTATCAGTGGGATTCGACAGCAGGCTGCCATCCTCGAAGACGCCGGAGTCCCCTTCACGCACCACTGTGCGTTCGACCTGGGGATTCGGACGGCAGCGATCCTCCACGCGTTCACCGGCATCCCGGGCTTCTCGTTGCCTCCAGACTCGACGTACTACGGCTGGGAAGCAGACGTCATCGAGACACCGTTCAGCGTCAGCGATGGCTGCCTCCCAGCCCCGGAGGGTCCCGGTCTCGGCGTCTCTATCGATATGGCCGCCATCGAGGAGTATCGAATTACATGA
- a CDS encoding SDR family NAD(P)-dependent oxidoreductase yields MVELSLANRPAIVTGASRGIGREIAARFSEAGGDVVVCSRTYEDVEAVATELTNTHEGRVVPVECDVTDREAVRDLVDTTIEELGDVRVLVNNAGGADESANLLHRCDEETFESMVDLNLKSQFLLSKAVLPAMVAAGGGSIIHMGSVNGLFGIGLSGYSEAKSGLLALSRNIAAHYGQHGVRSNVVSAATIETANRRAEMENTEERTGETSARERWLDQYPLGRFGTPREVADASLFLASEMSSFVTGENLVLDGGLTTSLPTSFINEIYDADDQPTAN; encoded by the coding sequence ATGGTAGAGCTATCACTAGCGAACCGACCGGCCATCGTAACTGGCGCGTCGCGGGGTATCGGGCGCGAGATCGCGGCCCGATTCTCCGAAGCGGGTGGCGATGTCGTCGTCTGCTCGCGCACCTACGAGGACGTTGAAGCGGTTGCGACGGAACTAACCAACACACACGAGGGCCGCGTCGTTCCGGTCGAGTGTGACGTCACAGACCGTGAGGCGGTTCGGGACCTCGTCGACACGACCATCGAGGAACTCGGGGACGTTCGCGTGCTTGTGAACAACGCCGGTGGCGCAGACGAGTCCGCCAATCTATTGCACCGGTGTGACGAGGAGACCTTCGAATCGATGGTCGACCTGAACCTGAAGAGCCAGTTCCTCCTGAGCAAAGCGGTACTGCCGGCGATGGTCGCCGCTGGCGGCGGATCGATAATCCATATGGGCTCGGTCAACGGCCTGTTCGGTATCGGTCTCTCCGGCTACTCCGAAGCAAAAAGCGGACTGCTGGCTCTCTCCCGAAACATCGCCGCCCACTATGGGCAACACGGGGTCCGCTCGAACGTCGTTTCAGCGGCGACCATCGAAACGGCAAACAGGCGGGCAGAGATGGAGAACACGGAGGAACGGACCGGAGAGACAAGCGCACGGGAGCGCTGGCTCGACCAGTACCCGCTCGGCCGCTTCGGCACACCGAGAGAAGTTGCTGATGCAAGCCTGTTCCTCGCTTCCGAGATGTCGAGTTTCGTTACCGGTGAGAATCTGGTACTCGACGGCGGATTGACGACGAGCCTGCCGACATCGTTCATCAACGAGATCTACGACGCGGACGATCAGCCGACAGCCAATTAA
- a CDS encoding Rid family detoxifying hydrolase, producing MEELTTDDAPDSIGPYSQGIASGDRIYVSGQGPVDPDTGEVIQGTPGEQTRRTLQNVAAVLQAGGASLDDVVKATVFVKDMRYYDEVNEVYGELMSPPYPARSAVEVVKLPVDIDVEIEVVAER from the coding sequence ATGGAAGAACTAACAACTGACGACGCACCCGACAGTATCGGCCCGTATTCACAGGGAATCGCTAGCGGCGACCGCATTTATGTTTCCGGACAGGGACCAGTCGACCCGGACACCGGCGAGGTAATCCAGGGCACCCCCGGCGAGCAGACTCGACGCACACTCCAGAACGTTGCGGCGGTGCTACAGGCCGGGGGCGCGTCGCTCGACGATGTCGTGAAGGCGACGGTATTCGTGAAGGATATGCGGTACTACGACGAGGTAAACGAGGTGTACGGTGAGCTCATGTCACCACCATATCCTGCTCGCAGCGCCGTGGAGGTCGTTAAATTGCCGGTGGATATCGACGTCGAAATAGAAGTCGTTGCAGAACGGTAG
- a CDS encoding HAD-IB family phosphatase: MSHLIVFDLDGTLTRQRGGFELLHTLYGTTPEAETLMDHFEAGEITFAEWCRGAVDVWRANDVTKSDIERATRAVKPKAGAVDLLEHLQQTDLQFGILSAGVANLAKRFEPYEPAFVRGNWLRFEDSRISGIDVGVGPDEKGELLREIRTRQSPTSITYIGDSHTDTEAFVEADTAMLFDPDERIPERAIDAADTIIERGDMREMRKYILTI; encoded by the coding sequence ATGTCGCACCTGATAGTGTTCGACCTCGATGGGACGCTCACTCGGCAGCGCGGTGGGTTCGAGCTATTGCACACCCTCTATGGAACGACGCCAGAAGCCGAGACACTGATGGACCATTTCGAGGCCGGAGAAATTACGTTTGCAGAGTGGTGTCGAGGAGCGGTCGACGTGTGGCGTGCGAACGATGTCACCAAGTCGGACATCGAGCGCGCGACCCGGGCTGTCAAGCCGAAAGCGGGTGCTGTCGACCTCCTCGAACACCTCCAGCAAACGGATCTCCAGTTTGGTATCCTCAGTGCTGGCGTCGCAAACCTCGCGAAGCGATTCGAGCCATACGAACCAGCATTCGTTCGCGGAAACTGGCTTCGATTTGAGGATAGCCGGATTTCGGGAATCGATGTCGGTGTTGGTCCCGATGAGAAAGGAGAATTACTGAGAGAGATTCGAACCAGGCAAAGCCCCACTTCAATCACCTATATCGGCGATTCGCACACTGATACGGAGGCGTTCGTCGAGGCAGATACAGCGATGTTGTTCGACCCGGACGAACGAATTCCTGAAAGAGCAATCGACGCAGCGGATACAATCATAGAGCGCGGAGATATGAGAGAAATGCGAAAATATATTCTGACAATCTAG